The following coding sequences lie in one Arachis ipaensis cultivar K30076 chromosome B05, Araip1.1, whole genome shotgun sequence genomic window:
- the LOC107644048 gene encoding uncharacterized protein LOC107644048 has translation MDLFQNPSCIKSKRLEAGLWVAKLVLMMMGVVSLLFLLKVAIIPYTFDLLLSTLPRLWTSATSWLTLPFVYIIVNFIIITIAASSNFSHQSIPFSSATSSPKKTDADSDSDATTTVSDTPTNPTTHPVIQNNEPPNQQEKEAIQQEEEEKEKEVEVVDADYDYDKLREFGLSFEKILTSPSLEKCTNDYFLPESDEKGDDHDHDDDHDDTLEATWRAIMEGQGKTMKPQLKKSDTWSGGARISKAEPFQRHNNGQGYGGGDDDDPVTWAQKELRKSETFNDRASLRREKSMTPEELNLRAEAFIKNFNNQMKLQRLESYQRHMKMVNGRA, from the exons ATGGATCTTTTTCAAAACCCATCTTGTATAAAATCAAAGAGATTGGAAGCAGGATTATGGGTTGCAAAGCTTGTGCTGATGATGATGGGGGTTGTATCCCTTCTTTTTTTGTTGAAAGTGGCAATAATCCCATACACATTCGATCTTCTTCTCTCAACTCTCCCTCGCCTTTGGACCTCTGCAACAAGCTGGTTGACTCTCCCATTTGTTTACATCATTGTcaacttcatcatcatcaccattgcTGCTTCCTCCAACTTCTCCCACCAATCCATACCCTTCTCTTCTGCTACTTCTTCACCCAAGAAAACTGATGCAGATTCAGATTCAGATGCAACCACCACTGTTTCAGACACTCCCACCAACCCAACTACTCACCCGGTAATCCAAAACAATGAGCCaccaaatcaacaagagaaagaggctattcaacaagaagaagaagaaaaagaaaaagaagtagaagttgtTGATGCTGATTATGACTATGATAAGTTGAGAGAATTTGGTTTGTCTTTTGAGAAAATCCTGACCAGCCCATCATTGGAAAAGTGCACCAACGACTATTTCTTGCCGGAATCCGATGAAAAAGGCGATGATCATGATCacgatgatgatcatgatgataCACTAGAAGCAACATGGAGGGCTATCATGGAGGGTCAAGGGAAAACAATGAAGCCACAGCTGAAGAAGAGTGACACATGGAGTGGTGGTGCAAGGATTTCCAAGGCAGAGCCATTTCAACGACATAACAATGGACAAG GCtatggtggtggtgatgatgatgatcctGTGACTTGGGCTCAAAAGGAACTGAGAAAGTCTGAGACTTTCAACGACAGAGCTTCGTTGAGGAGGGAGAAGTCAATGACCCCTGAGGAGTTGAATCTCAGGGCTGAAGCATTCATCAAGAATTTCAACAATCAGATGAAGCTTCAGAGACTTGAATCTTACCAACGTCACATGAAAATGGTCAATGGCCGAGCTTAG
- the LOC107641048 gene encoding chemocyanin-like: MEQLRAAWAAKTIVMIIITSILFQCVCGVNHTVGETSGWDLTSNIQAWASSATFSVGDDLVFLYTPVYDVVEVNQQGYDTCTIANAMATYSSGETVIHLTVPGTRYFVCGRLGHCQQGLKLQVQVQTQAQGQTQSNNNGAPPHSSGNSLPAPPHSAPDTPPADVPESCDCSRADHMLTSITLVITTVILSSARASFLFPLKHHLLLVFT; encoded by the exons ATGGAGCAACTGAGGGCAGCATGGGCAGCGAAGACTATCGTTATGATCATAATCACTTCCATTCTTTTCCAATGCGTCTGCGGTGTTAACCACACCGTCGGCGAAACTTCTGGCTGGGATCTCACTTCCAATATCCAGGCCTGGGCCTCTTCCGCTACCTTCTCCGTTGGCGATGATCTCG TGTTCTTGTATACGCCGGTCTATGATGTGGTGGAGGTTAACCAACAAGGTTACGACACGTGTACTATCGCCAACGCCATGGCCACGTACAGCTCCGGGGAAACAGTGATCCACCTCACGGTACCTGGAACCCGCTACTTCGTTTGCGGCAGATTGGGCCACTGTCAACAGGGCCTAAAACTTCAAGTCCAAGTCCAGACCCAGGCCCAGGGACAGACCCAATCCAACAATAACGGTGCTCCTCCACATTCTTCTGGCAACTCCCTTCCGGCTCCGCCTCATTCTGCCCCCGACACTCCTCCTGCTGACGTTCCAGAATCTTGCGATTGCTCACGTGCTGACCACATGCTTACGTCGATTACGCTCGTGATCACCACCGTGATCCTCTCTTCCGCTCGCGCTTCGTTCCTCTTCCCACTTAAGCATCATCTCCTGCTGGTTTTCACCTGA